The Sporosarcina sp. Marseille-Q4943 genome includes the window ACAATGGATAAATATTATACAACAAATCGGATTTCCGATTTTCGTATCATTTTACCTCTTGCACCGGCTTGAAACGAAACTCGAGGCCATACACAACGCGCTTGTTTCTTTAAAAGTGAATTGAAGTTCACTTGAAAAAATAAAGGTACCAGGCGCCCGTGCAATTTGGAAGTGTCGGGTGCCTGGTACATATTCTAGTTATAGGGCAGTGAAAATCCATACTCAATCCTAACTAACACTCTCTGGCTTAGTGTTGGACCTCGACATCAATTTTTCCAGGGCATCTACGCCTGTCG containing:
- a CDS encoding YvrJ family protein; this encodes MEQWINIIQQIGFPIFVSFYLLHRLETKLEAIHNALVSLKVN